In one Bacillota bacterium genomic region, the following are encoded:
- a CDS encoding acetyl-CoA decarbonylase/synthase complex subunit gamma — protein MALTGLEIFKHLPKTNCKECGMPTCLAFAMALAGGKTSLDKCPHVTEEAKAALDSAAAPPIALVEVGVGDHVVQLGDETEIFRHDRRFYHPTGVAVTISDNEDVAAKAEKFEALEFDRVGLHYVTDMVAVKCDSGDAAKFKAAVEIVAGKTQKAMILMCEDPAIMEGALNVVADRRPLVYAATADNYEKMTELAKSKECPLVVRGDGLDDTASLVEKVVALDYKELVIDTGSRDTSKVLADMTVIRRLAVRKKYRPFGYPTIAFTNKEDPQEEIMQAGVYMSKYAGIVVIKAAEKQQLLPLLSWRQNLFTDPQKPIAVEPMLYEVGDVQADSPVYCTTNFSLTYFIVEGEVEATRIPAYILAVDTGGVSVLTAYADNKFSGETIAEAMKQAGLEEKVNHKKIIIPGHVAVLKGSLEEESGWDVHVGPREASGINKYIKEVYA, from the coding sequence ATGGCGTTAACTGGTTTAGAGATCTTCAAACATCTGCCCAAGACCAATTGCAAGGAGTGTGGGATGCCCACTTGCCTGGCTTTTGCAATGGCCCTGGCTGGCGGGAAAACCTCGCTGGACAAATGTCCTCATGTGACCGAGGAAGCCAAGGCGGCATTGGATTCTGCCGCCGCACCTCCGATTGCTTTGGTGGAGGTCGGTGTAGGAGATCATGTGGTGCAGTTGGGTGATGAAACGGAAATTTTCCGGCATGACAGGCGTTTCTATCATCCGACCGGCGTGGCGGTAACCATCAGTGACAATGAAGATGTGGCGGCCAAGGCGGAGAAATTCGAGGCCCTGGAGTTTGATCGGGTGGGGCTTCACTACGTGACCGATATGGTGGCGGTCAAGTGTGATTCGGGAGATGCAGCCAAATTCAAGGCCGCTGTGGAAATCGTGGCTGGCAAGACGCAGAAAGCGATGATCCTGATGTGTGAGGATCCGGCAATCATGGAAGGGGCCCTGAACGTGGTGGCTGACCGTCGCCCACTCGTCTATGCAGCCACAGCAGACAACTACGAGAAAATGACCGAATTGGCGAAAAGCAAGGAATGCCCCCTGGTCGTCCGTGGGGATGGGCTTGATGATACTGCCTCCCTGGTGGAGAAGGTCGTGGCCCTGGATTACAAGGAATTGGTTATCGACACGGGTAGCAGGGATACCAGCAAGGTGCTGGCTGATATGACCGTGATCCGCCGTCTGGCGGTGAGGAAGAAGTATCGCCCCTTTGGATACCCGACCATTGCTTTTACCAACAAGGAGGACCCCCAGGAAGAGATCATGCAGGCGGGCGTCTACATGAGCAAGTATGCGGGCATCGTGGTGATCAAGGCAGCGGAGAAACAACAATTATTGCCGTTGCTATCATGGCGCCAGAACCTGTTCACGGATCCGCAGAAACCCATTGCTGTTGAACCTATGCTTTACGAAGTAGGTGACGTACAGGCGGATTCTCCCGTCTACTGCACCACGAATTTCTCCCTCACTTACTTTATTGTCGAGGGTGAGGTCGAGGCCACTCGCATTCCCGCTTATATTCTGGCGGTGGATACCGGTGGTGTCTCCGTTCTCACTGCTTATGCGGATAACAAATTTTCAGGCGAGACTATCGCTGAAGCGATGAAGCAGGCTGGCCTGGAGGAGAAGGTCAACCACAAGAAAATAATTATCCCCGGACACGTTGCCGTTCTCAAGGGTTCGCTGGAGGAAGAGTCGGGCTGGGATGTACATGTGGGGCCCAGGGAGGCTTCCGGCATCAACAAGTATATCAAGGAAGTTTATGCCTAG
- a CDS encoding acetyl-CoA decarbonylase/synthase complex subunit delta yields MAVEILKEKYRSKVGEVVLGATKEEGGTRSHTITVGGESALPYLHFEGEVANRPVVALEIWDTVPDWSPVFDNYYGDVYEDVAAWAKKCIDEYGADLLTLRLKSADPDLKDASPEECAANVKKVLEAVGVPLIVIGCGNAEKDNLVYPVVAEAAEGENLLMGVAEQDNYKAITSACMANKHCIIAQSPIDINICKQLNILILEMSQALDGKIIIDPTIAALGYGIEYSYSIMERARNGALQGDRMLAMPVIGNIGFEAWRAKEANIAAEEEPGWGEQEERGIMWEATTAMAYIQAGMNILVMRHPRAAELVKKNIDDLLQDNSY; encoded by the coding sequence ATGGCTGTCGAGATCCTTAAGGAAAAATATAGAAGCAAGGTAGGCGAAGTGGTGTTGGGAGCAACCAAGGAAGAAGGCGGGACCCGCTCCCACACCATCACGGTGGGCGGTGAATCCGCGTTGCCATACTTGCATTTCGAAGGGGAGGTTGCTAACCGTCCCGTCGTGGCGCTGGAGATATGGGACACCGTTCCAGATTGGAGCCCGGTATTCGACAATTACTACGGTGATGTATACGAAGATGTGGCCGCATGGGCAAAAAAATGCATCGATGAATACGGGGCAGATCTTCTCACCCTGCGCCTTAAAAGTGCCGATCCGGATTTGAAAGATGCTTCCCCGGAAGAATGTGCGGCCAATGTTAAGAAAGTGCTTGAAGCAGTGGGCGTTCCCCTGATTGTCATCGGTTGCGGCAACGCGGAGAAAGACAACCTTGTTTACCCCGTTGTTGCCGAGGCTGCCGAGGGCGAAAATCTGCTTATGGGCGTGGCCGAGCAGGACAACTACAAAGCGATCACGAGCGCATGCATGGCCAACAAGCACTGTATCATTGCCCAATCTCCCATCGATATCAATATCTGCAAACAGTTGAACATCCTCATTCTGGAGATGAGTCAGGCCCTGGACGGGAAAATCATTATCGATCCCACAATTGCAGCCCTTGGTTATGGTATCGAGTACTCCTATTCGATCATGGAAAGGGCGCGTAACGGAGCCCTTCAAGGTGATCGGATGCTGGCCATGCCGGTTATCGGCAATATTGGCTTTGAGGCCTGGAGGGCCAAGGAGGCCAATATAGCGGCTGAAGAAGAGCCGGGTTGGGGCGAGCAGGAAGAAAGGGGTATCATGTGGGAGGCGACGACGGCGATGGCTTACATCCAGGCAGGAATGAATATCCTGGTAATGAGGCATCCCCGCGCGGCAGAGCTGGTAAAGAAGAATATCGACGACCTGTTGCAGGACAACAGTTATTAG
- a CDS encoding methyltetrahydrofolate cobalamin methyltransferase produces the protein MLIIGERINGMFRDIARAIKDRDPAPVQEWARKQEEAGAHYLDINVGPGSTEVAEAMKWLVEVTQEVSDLPLALDSTKYDAIEESLKICKRPAMINSVPAEAPKMERVFTMAAEHNSEVICLAMNEEGIPKDAESRIALAMELVATADAYGISPDRLYIDPLVLPCNVGQDHGPEVFETLRQVKMLSNPAPKTTVGLSNISQGTVDRELVNRTFAVMAMAAGLDSAIVDACDDELMAAIATARILLNMDIYCDSYVDVFRQSNR, from the coding sequence ATGCTGATTATTGGCGAAAGGATTAACGGTATGTTCAGGGATATCGCCAGGGCTATCAAGGATCGTGATCCGGCACCGGTGCAGGAATGGGCACGCAAGCAGGAAGAAGCCGGTGCGCATTATCTGGATATCAATGTCGGCCCCGGTTCGACAGAAGTGGCAGAAGCCATGAAATGGCTGGTGGAAGTTACTCAGGAAGTTTCGGATTTGCCTTTGGCCCTGGATTCAACCAAATACGATGCTATCGAAGAAAGTCTGAAAATATGCAAGCGCCCGGCGATGATCAACTCGGTTCCGGCAGAGGCTCCCAAGATGGAAAGAGTATTTACCATGGCTGCCGAGCATAATTCTGAAGTAATCTGCTTGGCCATGAATGAAGAGGGAATCCCCAAGGATGCAGAAAGCCGCATTGCTCTGGCGATGGAACTGGTAGCCACGGCCGATGCCTATGGCATATCGCCGGATCGTCTGTATATAGATCCTCTGGTGTTGCCGTGCAATGTGGGGCAAGATCATGGCCCTGAAGTATTTGAAACCCTCAGGCAGGTCAAGATGTTGTCCAATCCGGCGCCGAAGACGACGGTGGGGTTGAGTAACATCTCTCAAGGAACCGTGGACCGCGAACTTGTCAACCGGACTTTTGCGGTGATGGCCATGGCTGCCGGCCTGGATTCAGCGATTGTCGATGCCTGCGATGATGAGCTGATGGCTGCCATTGCAACGGCCAGGATTTTACTCAACATGGATATTTATTGTGATTCCTATGTTGACGTATTCCGCCAATCTAACAGGTAG
- a CDS encoding methylenetetrahydrofolate reductase has protein sequence MSELIAGSNLEKVIKSGEFAVTGELGPPKSADGEFIRHHGELLRNHVDAFNITDNQTAIVRTSSIACGAILVQMGLEPVVQMTTRDRNRIAIQGDILGASALGVKNLLCLAGDHVKFGNEPGAKNVFDIDSMQLIRAVKNMRDENKFIGGDELEHPFTMFIGAVANPFADPFEYRVDRLEKKIEAGADFIQTQCVFDLDRFKEWMKRVVDRGLHERCAIMAGFTPVKSLGAARYMKNNVAGITIPDSLIERLKGAEDKKAEGIKICVESIQECREIEGVAGVHIMAVAWEEKVPEIVEKAGLYPRPKL, from the coding sequence ATGTCAGAATTGATCGCGGGGAGTAACTTGGAAAAGGTTATAAAAAGTGGAGAATTTGCTGTTACCGGCGAACTGGGCCCTCCCAAAAGTGCAGACGGAGAATTTATCAGACACCACGGGGAACTGTTGAGAAACCACGTTGATGCGTTCAATATTACAGATAACCAGACCGCCATCGTGCGTACATCCAGTATTGCTTGCGGTGCCATTCTGGTGCAGATGGGCCTGGAACCTGTTGTGCAGATGACCACGCGTGACAGAAACCGCATTGCCATCCAGGGTGATATTCTGGGTGCTTCGGCCCTGGGGGTAAAAAACCTGCTCTGCCTTGCCGGGGACCATGTCAAATTTGGCAATGAACCCGGGGCGAAAAACGTTTTTGATATCGATTCGATGCAACTGATCAGAGCGGTCAAAAACATGCGCGACGAGAACAAGTTCATCGGCGGGGACGAGCTGGAACATCCCTTCACCATGTTCATCGGTGCTGTGGCGAACCCCTTTGCCGATCCTTTCGAGTACAGGGTGGATCGGTTGGAGAAGAAGATCGAAGCCGGTGCCGATTTTATCCAGACCCAGTGTGTCTTCGATCTGGATCGTTTCAAGGAATGGATGAAACGGGTGGTTGATCGTGGGCTGCATGAAAGATGCGCAATCATGGCCGGTTTTACCCCGGTAAAATCGTTGGGGGCAGCTCGTTACATGAAAAACAATGTGGCCGGTATAACCATTCCTGATTCACTCATTGAAAGGCTCAAGGGCGCGGAGGATAAGAAAGCCGAGGGGATCAAGATCTGTGTTGAATCGATCCAGGAGTGCCGCGAGATCGAAGGGGTTGCCGGGGTGCATATCATGGCCGTAGCCTGGGAGGAAAAAGTGCCTGAAATTGTTGAAAAAGCGGGTCTGTATCCTCGTCCCAAACTATGA
- a CDS encoding thiolase family protein → MNRKEVVIVGAARTPIGDFGGAFRDVSPGNLAKIAVEEALRRATVGKDRVDEVILGNCMQPTDEPNMGRHVAQICGMPDQTTGMTIQRQCSSAMQAIVCGYQEIIFGDVEIVVAGGVESMSTAPYLLKNARWGKRLQHGEMTDALWEMLMDPVHKIMMGVTAENLAEKYDISREEQDEIAYRSHKNALDAIDEGRFKDEIVPVTVQKRKMEVVVDTDEHPRRDISLEGLASLRPAFRKGGTVTAGNASGLNDGAAAVVLMSADKAREVGIEPLGRIVSYAWAGVEPELMGYGPVPATRKALERAGMSLEEMELIELNEAFAAQYLACEKLLGLNRDIVNVNGSGVGLGHPVGCTGARIVITLIYEMVRRGLKMGLASLCVGGGMGMSIIIERD, encoded by the coding sequence ATGAACAGAAAAGAGGTTGTTATTGTTGGCGCAGCCCGGACGCCGATCGGGGACTTTGGCGGGGCATTCAGGGATGTAAGCCCCGGCAATCTGGCCAAAATTGCGGTGGAGGAAGCGCTGAGAAGGGCGACGGTCGGGAAGGATCGGGTCGATGAAGTAATTCTGGGGAACTGCATGCAACCTACGGATGAACCGAACATGGGCCGCCATGTGGCTCAGATCTGCGGGATGCCCGATCAGACGACGGGGATGACCATACAGCGGCAATGCAGCTCGGCGATGCAGGCAATTGTCTGCGGCTATCAGGAAATAATTTTCGGGGATGTCGAGATCGTGGTTGCCGGGGGAGTGGAATCGATGAGCACGGCTCCCTACCTGCTCAAAAATGCACGGTGGGGGAAAAGATTGCAACACGGAGAGATGACGGATGCACTGTGGGAAATGTTGATGGATCCCGTCCACAAAATCATGATGGGCGTGACGGCTGAAAACCTGGCCGAGAAATACGATATTTCCCGTGAGGAACAAGATGAGATTGCTTACCGCAGTCACAAGAATGCCCTGGACGCCATTGATGAGGGACGGTTCAAGGATGAGATCGTCCCCGTAACGGTTCAGAAGAGAAAGATGGAAGTGGTGGTCGACACCGACGAACACCCCCGACGGGATATCTCCCTGGAAGGTTTGGCTTCGTTGAGGCCGGCTTTCCGCAAGGGAGGGACGGTAACGGCTGGAAATGCTTCGGGGTTGAACGATGGGGCAGCGGCAGTTGTTCTCATGAGCGCCGACAAGGCCCGGGAGGTGGGGATAGAACCTCTGGGGCGTATCGTTTCCTATGCCTGGGCAGGGGTGGAGCCCGAGTTGATGGGATATGGCCCTGTCCCGGCAACCAGAAAGGCTCTGGAAAGGGCGGGAATGAGCCTGGAGGAAATGGAGCTTATCGAATTGAACGAAGCTTTTGCTGCCCAGTATCTGGCCTGCGAGAAACTGCTCGGACTCAACCGTGATATCGTCAATGTCAACGGTAGCGGAGTGGGGCTTGGACATCCCGTAGGTTGCACGGGAGCGCGGATTGTCATAACCCTGATTTACGAGATGGTGCGCCGCGGACTGAAAATGGGCCTGGCATCACTCTGTGTCGGCGGGGGTATGGGAATGTCAATCATCATCGAACGGGACTGA
- a CDS encoding enoyl-CoA hydratase, which produces MSLVQVEKEGKLVVLTINNPPVNALNSSLLGELENTVDELAATDIAVLIITGAGEKAFVAGADISEFPQLNRANGEKLARRGQLIFQKIADFPVPVIAAVNGIALGGGLELALACDIRVMALGARFGLPEVTLAIFPGYGGTQRLPRLISPGKARELIFTGDLVDAEDAVRLGLAEYVTDDVLSKAKMIAQTIMKRGPVAIRQAKKAINRGLEVSLGEGMKIEAALFGELCDTEDQKEGARAFLEKRKPIYKGK; this is translated from the coding sequence ATGAGCCTTGTTCAGGTTGAGAAAGAAGGGAAACTGGTTGTTCTGACGATCAACAACCCCCCGGTCAATGCTTTGAATTCATCATTGCTGGGAGAGCTGGAGAACACTGTTGATGAGTTGGCCGCAACAGATATTGCCGTTCTGATAATTACCGGGGCCGGTGAAAAGGCTTTTGTGGCGGGGGCTGATATCAGTGAATTTCCCCAGCTAAATCGTGCCAATGGGGAGAAACTTGCTCGCCGCGGGCAGTTGATTTTCCAGAAGATCGCCGATTTCCCGGTACCGGTGATCGCCGCGGTAAACGGTATCGCCCTGGGAGGGGGCCTGGAACTGGCCCTGGCTTGCGACATCAGGGTCATGGCCCTGGGTGCCAGGTTTGGCCTTCCCGAGGTAACGCTGGCAATTTTCCCCGGCTACGGGGGAACACAGCGACTGCCGCGCCTGATCTCCCCGGGCAAAGCCAGGGAACTGATCTTTACCGGGGATCTTGTCGATGCAGAAGATGCCGTCCGGTTGGGTCTGGCCGAATATGTAACGGATGATGTTCTCTCCAAGGCCAAAATGATCGCTCAGACCATAATGAAACGCGGCCCCGTTGCGATTCGTCAGGCCAAGAAGGCCATAAACCGCGGCCTGGAAGTTTCTTTGGGGGAAGGGATGAAGATAGAAGCGGCCCTGTTTGGCGAGCTCTGCGACACCGAGGATCAGAAGGAAGGGGCCCGGGCGTTTCTGGAAAAAAGGAAACCTATCTATAAAGGCAAATAG
- a CDS encoding 3-hydroxybutyryl-CoA dehydrogenase, translating into MKSIGVVGAGTMGNGIAQVAAESGFNVIMRDIEDSFVERGLKTIEKNLRRALEKGKKTEDEVKETIGRIKGTVDISDLSAAELVIEAAVEKMELKKKILSELDQLCAAEVVIASNTSGLSITEMASATGRAEKVIGMHFFNPVPVMKLVEVIRGNDTSDETFETIMALARKMGKEPIAVNEAPLFAVNRILCPMINEAAFVLMEGVASAEDIDKGMVLGANHPIGPLALADLVGLDVLLLVLDTLYAETGDSKYRPCPLVRKLVRAGHLGRKTGRGFYSYR; encoded by the coding sequence ATAAAGTCTATCGGGGTGGTAGGTGCCGGAACGATGGGTAACGGCATCGCACAGGTAGCTGCGGAAAGCGGTTTCAACGTGATCATGAGGGATATCGAGGATTCCTTTGTCGAGAGAGGGCTCAAGACAATCGAAAAAAACCTGCGCCGGGCCCTCGAGAAAGGGAAGAAGACCGAGGACGAAGTGAAGGAAACAATCGGCCGCATCAAGGGAACGGTCGACATTTCAGATCTCTCTGCTGCCGAACTGGTTATCGAGGCCGCCGTGGAGAAGATGGAATTGAAAAAGAAAATCCTTTCCGAACTGGATCAACTGTGCGCTGCCGAAGTTGTCATTGCTTCCAACACCTCCGGATTGAGCATAACGGAGATGGCTTCTGCAACCGGGCGTGCGGAGAAGGTTATAGGGATGCATTTTTTCAATCCGGTACCGGTGATGAAGTTGGTGGAGGTAATCAGGGGTAACGATACTTCCGATGAAACATTCGAAACGATCATGGCCCTGGCCAGAAAGATGGGAAAGGAACCCATCGCTGTCAATGAGGCGCCGCTGTTTGCCGTAAACCGCATTCTCTGTCCAATGATCAACGAGGCGGCCTTTGTCTTGATGGAGGGTGTAGCCAGCGCCGAGGATATCGACAAGGGGATGGTGCTCGGTGCAAACCATCCGATCGGCCCGCTGGCCCTGGCCGACCTGGTTGGCCTCGATGTGTTGCTGCTGGTCCTGGACACTCTTTATGCGGAGACCGGGGATTCAAAATACAGGCCCTGTCCTCTCGTCCGCAAATTGGTTCGTGCAGGCCACCTGGGCCGGAAGACCGGACGTGGATTTTATTCGTACAGATAG
- a CDS encoding HD domain-containing protein: MTETKKQLIGNLKVGSEVETQVLVVEANLANYSSPNRAGEQFLRLVLGDISGTIKGIIWDIDILEESPREGDILYVKGDVSEYHGLQIVIREAKKLDPDRVNRRLFQPVSRRDIPGMLGELKEIITTHVSDPFLLKLLRDFFSDRDFVKRFAGSPAAKTIHHNYIGGLLEHTLEVVSLCLKFKEMYPEQIRVDLLVTGAILHDVGKIEEYDAESFNFEMTDKGKLIGHICLGKEMLNERIAAIEGFPPSLKLELEHIVLSHHGQREWGSPEIPRTIHAFAVFYADLVSARLNQFVSVMQKNAIAENDWSEWDRYLDRSIYLKKP, translated from the coding sequence GTGACGGAGACAAAAAAGCAGTTGATCGGCAATCTGAAGGTCGGCAGCGAGGTGGAAACCCAGGTTCTTGTCGTGGAAGCCAATCTGGCAAATTACTCTTCCCCGAACCGGGCCGGCGAACAATTCCTGAGGTTGGTCCTCGGGGATATCAGCGGTACAATAAAGGGGATTATCTGGGACATCGATATCCTGGAAGAATCCCCCAGGGAAGGGGACATACTCTATGTCAAGGGTGATGTCTCGGAGTATCACGGATTGCAGATTGTAATCAGAGAGGCCAAAAAACTTGATCCCGACCGTGTCAACCGTCGTTTATTTCAGCCGGTTTCCAGGAGGGATATTCCCGGGATGCTTGGAGAATTGAAAGAGATCATAACCACCCATGTCAGCGATCCCTTTTTGCTGAAATTGCTGCGTGATTTTTTCAGTGACCGGGATTTTGTTAAAAGATTTGCCGGCAGCCCGGCGGCCAAGACCATTCACCACAACTACATCGGTGGCTTGCTCGAGCATACATTGGAAGTAGTGTCCCTCTGCCTCAAATTCAAAGAAATGTACCCCGAACAGATCAGGGTTGATCTGCTCGTAACCGGTGCCATTCTGCATGACGTGGGGAAGATAGAAGAATATGACGCCGAAAGTTTCAACTTCGAGATGACCGATAAAGGTAAACTGATCGGGCATATTTGCCTGGGGAAAGAAATGCTGAACGAGAGGATCGCGGCCATAGAAGGATTTCCCCCGTCCTTGAAATTGGAACTGGAGCACATCGTTCTTTCACATCATGGACAGCGGGAATGGGGGTCCCCGGAGATTCCCAGGACGATACATGCTTTTGCTGTTTTTTATGCTGATCTTGTCAGTGCACGGCTCAACCAGTTTGTGAGTGTTATGCAGAAAAACGCAATTGCAGAAAATGATTGGAGTGAATGGGACCGTTATCTGGATAGAAGTATCTATTTGAAGAAACCATGA